The Vibrio navarrensis genome has a segment encoding these proteins:
- a CDS encoding bifunctional NUDIX hydrolase/phosphatase PAP2 family protein, whose product MLKRAFIITLGVFSLFYSTFSAAGLPTPLPEGIKGALCIVRVDNKLLLVNEILTGQISLPGGTISAGEPPHEAAQREVWEETGLVVTVGEALGYSDTAVFYDCVSDSPIVAYNTQHALGGNTLPIWFAPHYGVEIASAMLLQPTALKAEQYRFPQQWPLVSEMFTRATNQPASYVRDLKEAAPSYRQIGLGWLAASQSWAAQSQMLSSIAMAVAHLAFYLTTPALLLVVMPLILWRFGRDFTLHALFAVTVTSLLALVAQQGFAMPRPHVYLPSTELLPSSGFSFPSASMAVWVCLALLFTQREGGKEWGKWAFGTIVLVALGQFYAGAEFFSDLLIGALLGALVAWHLLRLQQKAELDLGQLFASPLVWGALVAVAVGLTFIWPLPVFSAWLATLMLMPLLVLMWRKKVCSLTQARALVLIVVLLTLNLLLTLLRTHFSSSGLYSYILETLRYPSSLLVAMLLVLPLCKGRQA is encoded by the coding sequence GTGTTAAAACGAGCCTTCATCATCACCCTTGGCGTCTTTTCTCTTTTTTACAGCACATTTTCTGCCGCTGGATTGCCAACACCATTACCCGAAGGGATTAAAGGCGCGCTCTGCATTGTGCGTGTCGACAACAAGTTGTTGCTGGTGAATGAAATTCTGACGGGGCAAATCTCGCTGCCCGGTGGAACCATCAGCGCAGGTGAGCCTCCACACGAAGCGGCGCAAAGAGAAGTGTGGGAAGAAACTGGCCTAGTGGTGACGGTGGGGGAAGCGCTGGGCTACAGCGATACCGCGGTATTTTATGATTGCGTGTCGGACTCGCCGATCGTCGCTTACAACACTCAGCATGCATTAGGTGGAAATACCTTACCCATTTGGTTTGCGCCGCATTATGGGGTAGAAATTGCTTCCGCGATGCTGCTTCAGCCAACTGCTCTCAAAGCGGAGCAATACCGTTTTCCCCAACAGTGGCCGCTGGTCAGCGAAATGTTTACTCGTGCCACCAATCAACCTGCCAGTTATGTGCGCGATCTCAAAGAGGCTGCGCCATCGTATCGTCAAATTGGCCTTGGTTGGTTAGCCGCTAGCCAATCTTGGGCGGCTCAATCGCAAATGTTGTCATCCATTGCCATGGCCGTTGCACATCTTGCTTTTTATCTCACCACTCCAGCACTGCTTTTGGTGGTCATGCCGCTCATTCTCTGGCGCTTCGGACGAGATTTTACCTTGCATGCTCTGTTTGCAGTGACCGTCACTTCATTATTGGCTTTGGTTGCGCAGCAAGGCTTTGCGATGCCTCGGCCCCATGTGTATCTGCCTAGCACGGAATTGCTTCCTAGTTCGGGTTTTAGTTTTCCCAGTGCTTCAATGGCCGTTTGGGTCTGCTTGGCGCTGCTGTTCACCCAGCGTGAAGGGGGAAAGGAGTGGGGCAAATGGGCGTTTGGCACTATCGTTTTGGTCGCTTTGGGACAGTTTTACGCCGGCGCAGAGTTTTTTTCTGATCTGTTGATTGGCGCGCTGTTAGGCGCTTTGGTTGCTTGGCATTTGCTTCGTTTGCAACAAAAAGCGGAGCTGGATTTGGGACAACTGTTTGCCTCTCCTTTAGTGTGGGGAGCACTTGTCGCCGTGGCCGTTGGCTTGACTTTTATCTGGCCGTTACCAGTGTTTTCCGCTTGGCTTGCCACCCTGATGTTAATGCCGCTTCTGGTGCTGATGTGGCGCAAAAAAGTGTGCAGTTTGACTCAAGCGCGTGCGTTAGTGCTGATTGTGGTGCTGCTAACGCTTAACTTGTTGCTCACTTTGCTGCGAACCCACTTTTCTTCTAGCGGACTTTATTCCTATATTTTAGAAACGTTGCGCTACCCATCGTCGCTCTTGGTCGCGATGTTGCTGGTGTTGCCACTTTGCAAGGGTAGGCAAGCGTAA
- a CDS encoding Cof-type HAD-IIB family hydrolase — MFKLIALDMDGTLLNSDKQISDENKAAIARARAAGVTVVLASGRPLEGMQDKLDELGISSDSDFVLFYNGSMVKNVGSGELIHEQIIDGKSAKQLARLAEKLGVYVHAFSKEHGLITPQTNPYTEIEAKINGLPITEMNFEALADDHPIIKTMMVAEPSLLTETIAKLPSELHQQFTVVQSAPFFLEFLNPLSNKGIGVAAIAEHLGIQAEEVICMGDAENDHHMLQYAGVGVAMANAMEQTKAIANYITASNNDHGVAKAIEKFVFPSEQS; from the coding sequence ATGTTCAAGTTAATCGCGCTGGATATGGATGGCACTTTGCTCAACAGCGACAAGCAAATCTCCGACGAAAATAAGGCGGCGATTGCGCGTGCTCGCGCAGCAGGCGTGACGGTGGTACTGGCCTCTGGCCGTCCACTGGAAGGAATGCAAGACAAGTTGGATGAGCTCGGTATCTCCTCAGACAGCGACTTTGTTCTTTTCTATAACGGCTCGATGGTGAAGAACGTCGGCAGCGGCGAATTAATTCATGAACAAATTATCGATGGCAAAAGCGCGAAGCAGCTTGCCCGCTTAGCAGAAAAACTCGGCGTTTACGTTCATGCCTTCAGCAAGGAGCACGGTTTGATTACCCCTCAAACCAACCCTTACACAGAAATAGAAGCTAAGATCAACGGCTTGCCGATCACTGAAATGAACTTCGAAGCACTCGCAGACGATCACCCGATCATCAAAACCATGATGGTTGCCGAGCCGTCGCTGCTCACCGAAACCATCGCCAAACTGCCTAGTGAGCTGCATCAACAGTTTACCGTAGTGCAAAGTGCACCATTCTTCCTAGAGTTTCTTAATCCATTGAGTAACAAAGGTATTGGTGTAGCGGCGATTGCCGAACATCTCGGCATCCAAGCGGAAGAAGTGATCTGTATGGGCGATGCCGAGAACGATCACCATATGCTGCAATACGCGGGCGTGGGCGTGGCGATGGCCAATGCGATGGAGCAGACAAAAGCGATTGCCAATTACATCACTGCATCCAATAATGATCACGGCGTCGCCAAAGCGATCGAAAAATTTGTTTTTCCGAGTGAGCAGAGTTAA
- the queE gene encoding 7-carboxy-7-deazaguanine synthase QueE, giving the protein MYKVNEMFETIQGEGVFTGVPAVFVRLQVCPVGCSWCDTKQTWQALAQDQRTFGEIILKSGDSPSWCNADAEEIVAQYQQQGFNAKHIVITGGEPCIYDLTSLTEAFEAIGCQCQIETSGTYPVQTSRKTWVTVSPKVAMKGKLPVLDSALLRANEIKHPVGTEKDIEQLDLLLARAQVPATTTIALQPISQKARATQLCIETCIARNWRLSVQTHKYLSIA; this is encoded by the coding sequence TTGTATAAAGTTAACGAGATGTTTGAAACCATTCAGGGTGAAGGCGTTTTTACTGGTGTGCCAGCGGTGTTCGTCCGTTTGCAAGTGTGCCCAGTAGGCTGTTCTTGGTGTGATACCAAACAAACTTGGCAAGCTTTAGCGCAGGATCAACGCACGTTTGGCGAAATCATTCTCAAATCGGGAGATAGCCCAAGTTGGTGTAATGCTGACGCCGAGGAGATTGTGGCTCAGTATCAACAGCAAGGTTTCAATGCCAAACACATAGTGATCACCGGCGGCGAGCCATGCATTTATGACTTAACTTCTCTAACCGAAGCATTTGAAGCGATCGGCTGCCAATGCCAAATCGAGACGAGTGGTACCTATCCCGTGCAGACTTCGCGTAAAACCTGGGTGACAGTGTCACCCAAAGTGGCGATGAAAGGTAAATTACCCGTGCTTGATAGTGCTTTGCTGCGAGCCAACGAAATCAAACATCCGGTCGGTACAGAAAAAGACATTGAGCAGTTAGACCTGTTGTTGGCCAGAGCACAAGTGCCTGCTACAACGACGATAGCCCTGCAACCAATCAGTCAGAAAGCCAGAGCGACGCAATTGTGTATTGAGACTTGTATTGCGCGTAACTGGCGTTTATCGGTTCAAACCCACAAATATTTAAGTATTGCCTAG
- the queC gene encoding 7-cyano-7-deazaguanine synthase QueC codes for MNKAVVVFSGGQDSTTCLVQALNEYDEVHAITFDYGQRHRLEIEVAQQLAADLGVKAHKVMDVTLLNELAISSLTRDDIPVSHELQANGLPNSFVPGRNILFLTLAGIYAYQIGADTVITGVCETDFSGYPDCRDEFVKAMNSALVKGMDKALAIKTPLMWLNKAETWALADQHKALQLVREKTLTCYNGVIGDGCGDCPSCHLRKAGLDDYLNNQPLVMASLLEKQAQA; via the coding sequence ATGAATAAAGCGGTAGTGGTTTTTAGTGGTGGTCAAGACTCAACCACTTGTCTTGTGCAAGCTCTGAATGAGTATGATGAGGTCCATGCCATCACGTTTGATTATGGCCAGCGCCATCGTTTGGAGATTGAAGTTGCACAACAACTTGCCGCGGACTTGGGTGTCAAAGCACACAAAGTGATGGATGTCACGTTACTCAATGAGCTGGCGATTAGCTCGCTGACGCGTGATGACATTCCTGTTTCGCATGAACTTCAAGCCAATGGATTACCGAACTCTTTTGTGCCCGGGCGCAACATTCTCTTTCTGACTTTGGCGGGCATTTACGCCTACCAAATCGGTGCTGATACTGTGATAACGGGGGTGTGCGAAACTGATTTTTCTGGCTATCCCGATTGCCGTGACGAATTTGTCAAAGCAATGAACAGTGCGTTGGTTAAAGGGATGGACAAAGCCTTGGCCATTAAAACGCCGCTAATGTGGTTAAACAAAGCGGAGACGTGGGCATTGGCCGATCAACACAAAGCGTTGCAACTGGTCAGGGAGAAAACCTTGACCTGTTACAACGGTGTGATTGGGGATGGTTGCGGTGATTGTCCATCATGCCACTTGCGCAAAGCGGGGCTTGATGACTACCTTAATAACCAACCGCTTGTGATGGCGTCGCTGCTTGAGAAACAGGCTCAAGCTTAA
- a CDS encoding tetratricopeptide repeat-containing diguanylate cyclase — MFKRKLLLWLTISTFSCMTLADNSGLHQWLGVYQQKLRAEDNRALDLLQDRYAALLPGAEKLYVSGLLFDYLFARNQPYYGASQNKNTHFSRQESLYIQALYDRQKGQYEQAVKGFTTLLNQATLSEVRKVQELLLYQLCYTLNEQGDYHKAKFFCSQLKLFAAEEGQSLLPKYLVYRVIANNEHFRGEFEQSLIHYQAVLRHLPANADVSAAYNDTGNLLRELGQYAQAEEYLLKAKEIRENGHSPAALAQILHSLAELYHDRGDQPQAILYYEQALAILIKENRNFGLVMTYLGLGSLYLQMNDTEKGSHYLELALKAAEQGQNHRLAAEVHSRFSLGYLEMGKLSEAMAHATQAYNLAVSMDMPVIEANALLLQSNIDVQQGNYQKAYQHYTHYSQLELSFRDKDTTKAIEALDLAQKQFDYQLRLTQLQSDTERKMRLVKSLEQEKFLYSLLLIALVTLLLVLALANHRYRKQQQTDRLTTALNRRAIIEAIEAQTTNRVPHKVPVLILFKLDSVKAVNREFGHAYGDELLHTIACNLIAHLLPGELLGRLNGTEFMLLLKEVDEVDVPMRVEQLSQRIASSVIHAETGEPIQLNAYIAYLVLERSAPNFDCVYNKLDFALSQRQRERKMGVVDASRLPVKLEPVSQAATPSQAVGY, encoded by the coding sequence ATGTTTAAACGCAAGCTACTACTTTGGCTCACAATCAGTACTTTTTCTTGTATGACGCTCGCAGACAACAGCGGACTCCATCAGTGGTTAGGCGTCTACCAACAAAAACTCAGAGCCGAAGACAATCGCGCCCTAGATCTCTTGCAAGATCGTTACGCCGCCCTCCTTCCAGGCGCGGAAAAACTATATGTGAGTGGTTTACTATTTGATTATCTTTTTGCACGCAATCAACCCTATTATGGCGCGAGTCAAAACAAAAACACTCACTTCTCTCGCCAAGAATCACTTTACATACAAGCGCTATATGACCGACAGAAAGGCCAGTATGAACAAGCGGTTAAAGGTTTTACGACCTTACTCAACCAAGCAACACTAAGCGAAGTACGTAAAGTGCAAGAACTGCTGTTATATCAGCTTTGTTATACGCTCAACGAACAAGGCGACTACCATAAAGCCAAGTTTTTCTGCTCTCAACTCAAGCTTTTTGCCGCTGAAGAGGGTCAATCTTTGCTACCGAAATACTTGGTTTATCGCGTGATCGCCAATAACGAACATTTCCGAGGCGAATTTGAGCAATCTCTTATTCACTATCAAGCGGTGCTGCGTCATCTACCTGCAAACGCGGATGTCTCTGCCGCTTACAACGATACCGGCAATTTGCTACGCGAATTAGGCCAATACGCGCAAGCCGAAGAGTATTTGCTTAAAGCCAAGGAAATTCGCGAAAACGGACATTCTCCGGCTGCCTTAGCACAAATATTGCACAGCCTTGCAGAGCTCTATCACGATCGTGGCGATCAGCCGCAAGCAATCCTCTACTACGAGCAAGCACTCGCGATCTTGATTAAGGAAAATCGCAACTTTGGTCTGGTCATGACGTATCTTGGTTTGGGCTCTCTCTATCTACAAATGAATGATACAGAGAAAGGTTCACACTATCTTGAACTCGCGCTTAAAGCGGCAGAGCAAGGGCAAAACCACCGCTTAGCGGCCGAGGTTCACTCTCGATTTAGCCTCGGTTATCTTGAGATGGGCAAGCTCAGCGAAGCGATGGCGCACGCCACACAGGCTTATAACCTCGCAGTATCGATGGATATGCCCGTAATCGAAGCGAACGCCTTACTATTGCAGTCGAACATCGATGTGCAGCAAGGGAACTACCAGAAAGCCTATCAACACTACACGCACTATTCCCAACTCGAACTTAGCTTCAGAGACAAAGACACAACCAAAGCGATTGAGGCATTGGATCTCGCGCAAAAGCAGTTCGACTATCAGTTACGCTTAACGCAGCTTCAAAGTGACACTGAGCGCAAAATGCGCTTAGTCAAGAGCCTTGAACAAGAGAAGTTTCTCTATTCTCTGTTGTTGATTGCGTTAGTGACTCTACTGCTCGTTTTGGCGTTAGCCAATCATCGCTACCGTAAGCAGCAACAAACCGATCGATTAACAACAGCGTTGAATCGCCGTGCAATCATTGAGGCAATCGAAGCGCAAACGACTAACAGAGTCCCACATAAAGTGCCGGTACTGATTCTGTTTAAATTAGATAGTGTTAAAGCCGTCAATCGGGAGTTTGGCCACGCGTATGGCGATGAGCTATTACATACTATCGCTTGCAATCTTATCGCCCATCTTTTGCCAGGGGAGTTATTGGGACGGCTCAATGGAACAGAGTTTATGCTGTTGCTGAAAGAGGTTGACGAGGTAGATGTGCCAATGCGCGTTGAACAGCTAAGCCAACGTATCGCCAGCAGCGTGATTCATGCAGAAACTGGCGAGCCGATCCAGCTTAACGCCTATATAGCCTATCTTGTTTTAGAGCGTTCAGCGCCAAACTTCGACTGCGTCTATAACAAGCTCGATTTCGCGCTCTCTCAACGGCAAAGAGAGCGCAAAATGGGAGTCGTTGATGCGAGCCGTCTGCCAGTTAAGCTTGAGCCTGTTTCTCAAGCAGCGACGCCATCACAAGCGGTTGGTTATTAA
- a CDS encoding DUF2750 domain-containing protein produces the protein MSKLTADIQANLDLFIQETQETKLVWGLRNEEGWLACDSSEFENSEVMPFWSAKEDAVAHNVEEWADFEVLEIPLDIFVEDWLITLDEDGVLVGINWNAQLEGKELEPAELAKMYL, from the coding sequence ATGAGCAAATTAACTGCGGATATTCAAGCGAATCTGGACCTTTTCATTCAAGAAACTCAAGAAACCAAGCTGGTTTGGGGCCTTCGAAATGAAGAAGGATGGCTGGCTTGTGACTCTTCAGAATTTGAAAATAGTGAAGTGATGCCGTTTTGGTCTGCTAAAGAAGATGCCGTCGCACACAATGTAGAAGAGTGGGCTGATTTTGAAGTACTTGAAATTCCTCTTGATATTTTCGTTGAAGATTGGCTTATCACCTTAGATGAAGACGGCGTGCTGGTTGGTATCAACTGGAATGCGCAATTGGAAGGTAAAGAACTTGAGCCGGCTGAGCTGGCAAAAATGTATCTATAA
- a CDS encoding OmpA family protein — protein sequence MKPYTLPFALAAIFLSSSLMADEYDYRPTPVADQIDDLQDQDRDGVINARDLCPDTPSTAEVDNDGCGTYIKTTQQMQIRVLFANNSDVINPVFRSQIKELAEFLKLYPSTSIELQGFASRTGNAKLNLELSQRRADNVKEMLISYGISSNRVRIVGFGDSKLANDGEDEVSHALNRRVVASVVGHKGDIKEEWTIFTRLPKSKK from the coding sequence ATGAAACCATACACTTTACCTTTTGCCTTAGCTGCTATTTTTCTATCTTCCTCCCTAATGGCGGACGAATATGATTACCGCCCCACTCCGGTTGCGGATCAAATTGATGATTTACAAGACCAAGACAGAGATGGCGTAATTAACGCCCGCGATTTGTGTCCCGATACGCCAAGTACAGCGGAAGTCGATAACGATGGCTGCGGAACTTACATCAAAACGACCCAGCAAATGCAGATCCGGGTGTTATTTGCCAACAACTCCGACGTGATTAACCCGGTATTTCGCAGTCAAATCAAAGAACTGGCTGAGTTTTTGAAACTTTATCCATCCACTTCAATCGAACTGCAAGGCTTTGCCAGCCGTACAGGCAATGCAAAACTAAACCTTGAGCTGTCTCAACGCCGAGCAGACAACGTTAAAGAGATGCTCATCAGTTATGGCATTTCATCAAATCGAGTACGCATTGTAGGCTTTGGTGACAGTAAACTGGCTAACGACGGCGAGGACGAAGTCAGCCACGCTTTGAACCGTCGCGTAGTGGCCTCCGTCGTTGGTCACAAAGGTGACATCAAAGAAGAATGGACCATTTTTACCCGTCTACCAAAAAGCAAGAAATAA
- a CDS encoding TolC family outer membrane protein: MTLPVMGQTLEQAVAITLATNPELKSAFNEFLSKQYANQASSGAYLPRVDLDAGVGFESINPAGNPPRDSTDMTRKDASLTLTQLIWDGSATLNDMDRTAAEAESLRYQLLADAQDKALEVTKVYLDAVKAYEILALSESNLMTHKRIYSDIKKRVNSGIGSTADLSQVEARLAKAHGNLAAAQNNLFDSHTMFTRLVGQTPQSLIFPRADQERIPFTVDEAISQAFEHHPVLRVATVDVDSARFQYKQTKGRNYPTFTFEASQTWRSDAGGIEGQSDELTAMLRMRYNLYNGGTDSANSESAAYQLNKAKDLRERSYRSVEEGLRLAWSALDLTLQQKEFLADHVDSASDTVIAYEKQYRIGKRTLLDLLNTENELFEARKGYLDAKYAEQYAKFRVMNATGQLLDTLRVDIPKEWTQKVEY; the protein is encoded by the coding sequence ATGACACTTCCTGTTATGGGGCAAACATTGGAGCAAGCGGTTGCCATTACGCTTGCCACCAACCCCGAACTAAAAAGTGCATTTAACGAGTTCTTGAGTAAGCAATATGCCAATCAGGCTTCTTCTGGCGCTTACTTGCCAAGAGTGGACTTAGATGCAGGTGTCGGCTTCGAATCCATCAATCCTGCTGGTAATCCTCCTCGTGACTCGACGGATATGACTCGAAAAGATGCGTCTTTAACTTTGACGCAACTGATTTGGGACGGTTCTGCCACACTCAATGATATGGATAGAACAGCCGCGGAAGCGGAGTCGTTACGTTACCAACTGTTAGCAGACGCGCAGGATAAAGCCCTAGAAGTGACCAAAGTCTATCTGGATGCGGTGAAAGCGTACGAAATCTTAGCGCTCTCTGAAAGCAATCTCATGACTCACAAACGTATTTACAGTGACATTAAAAAACGGGTGAACTCAGGCATCGGTTCTACCGCAGATTTGTCTCAGGTCGAAGCCCGCTTGGCGAAAGCGCACGGTAACTTAGCCGCAGCACAAAATAATTTGTTTGATTCTCATACTATGTTTACCCGTTTGGTTGGACAGACACCCCAATCACTGATTTTTCCGCGAGCGGATCAAGAGAGAATTCCGTTTACTGTCGATGAAGCTATAAGCCAAGCTTTTGAGCACCATCCGGTGCTTAGAGTTGCAACGGTGGATGTCGATTCGGCCCGTTTTCAGTATAAGCAGACCAAAGGCCGCAACTATCCTACCTTTACGTTTGAAGCGTCACAGACTTGGCGTAGCGATGCAGGTGGTATTGAGGGGCAGAGTGACGAGCTCACAGCCATGCTTCGTATGCGTTACAATTTGTACAACGGCGGAACAGATTCCGCGAACTCTGAAAGTGCCGCTTATCAACTGAACAAAGCAAAAGATCTTCGCGAAAGAAGTTACCGGAGCGTCGAAGAGGGTTTACGCCTAGCTTGGAGTGCGCTTGACCTTACTTTACAGCAGAAAGAGTTTTTGGCCGATCACGTTGACTCTGCTTCCGACACTGTGATTGCTTACGAAAAGCAGTACCGTATTGGCAAACGCACTTTGCTTGACTTGTTAAATACCGAGAACGAGCTGTTCGAAGCTCGCAAAGGTTACTTAGACGCTAAATATGCAGAGCAATACGCCAAATTTCGTGTGATGAATGCAACGGGGCAATTGCTCGATACGCTGCGAGTCGATATCCCTAAAGAGTGGACCCAAAAGGTGGAATACTAA